A part of Palaemon carinicauda isolate YSFRI2023 chromosome 8, ASM3689809v2, whole genome shotgun sequence genomic DNA contains:
- the LOC137645243 gene encoding uncharacterized protein produces the protein MLQRLMKKKNALLVSLGTEVFSVLGNLCAPDLPHTKSYGELVQLLEGHFIIKPSYHRSLIAFQQRKKKRKDESVKELYADLKALAKHCSFGNQFDSIIRDQLFMAVDAELYLSNLVALNIDLQAMTSQAILERILNMEKAFVCEKEEVQSQVQSHVQVVRRKYVGLSCQHCGFSHDSFYCRFKHLSCNNCHKKGHLQRVCKAKRESGYSTARGSNQLSKKDFNSKPKFNNRKTVKMVEGQDVSLSDDNEDDKLLTVRDKIYAVHAEQFYFSAYDDFNIKVLGKVITPVVYNGYEVSQVFYVVGSNNTNLCGKNLMKHVGIYLAGLDESTKVNNVHNVSVEQVFEDYKENKKEIRICADYKHLNKQIQCDKYPLPKIDELLCSVGKGKIFSKIDLKNAYLQIPAEEQSQEFLVINTHKGMYKYKRLPFGLSSSPAIFQRFISQILCNIDGVAAYMDDIVVSGENTDEHDERLKRVLKVLQLYNVQINKSKTVLNMECIEYLGYCISKEGIKPSPKKKGARFKWTKVEQKAFKCLRQDFDGSYPLIVEVDASPVGVGCVLLQKVHGVERPIYFASKKLSSAEMKYSQLDKEGLSLIFAVKRLRYFLLGRKFMARTDHKPLIGLFGKDKPIPQNANSRIQRWALLLSQNDFDLVYKPGKENVIADALSRLLVEDEIQSEIPAEYVRLV, from the exons ATGTTACAGaggctgatgaaaaaaaaaaatgccctgctTGTGTCATTGGGTACTGAGGTTTTTAGTGTTTTAGGCAATCTTTGTGCTCCTGATTTGCCCCACACAAAGTCTTATGGTGAATTGGTTCAGTTATTGGAAGGTCATTTTATTATTAAGCCATCTTATCACAGAAGTTTGATAGCCttccagcaaagaaaaaaaaaaaggaaggatgaaAGTGTAAAAGAATTGTATGCTGATTTAAAGGCTCTAGCAAAGCATTGTAGTTTTGGCAACCAATTTGACAGTATAATAAGAGATCAGTTATTTATGGCCGTAGATGCCGAACTTTATTTGTCAAATTTAGTGGCTCTCAACATAGATCTCCAAGCAATGACCTCTCAGGCTATTTTGGAGAGAATTTTGAATATGGAAAAAGCATTTGTATGTGAGAAAGAGGAGGTTCAGTCACAGGTTCAGTCACACGTTCAGGTTGTGAGAAGAAAGTATGTAGGTTTATCTTGTCAACATTGTGGTTTCTCCCATGACAGCTTTTATTGTAGATTTAAGCATTTATCATGTAATAATTGTCATAAAAAGGGTCATTTACAGAGGGTTTGTAAAGCCAAAAGAGAGAGTGGTTATAGTACGGCTAGAGGTTCAAATCAACTGAGCAAGAAGGATTTTAACAGTAAACCCAAGTTTAATAATAGGAAAACTGTAAAGATGGTGGAGGGTCAAGATGTATCATTAagtgatgataatgaggatgataaatTGTTAACTGTCAGAGATAAAATCTATGCTGTTCATGCTGAGCAATTTTATTTTTCG GCTtatgatgattttaatataaaGGTTTTGGGAAAAGTGATTACTCCTGTTGTGTATAATGGATATGAGGTATCACAAGTCTTTTATGTTGTTGGTTCAAATAACACAAATTTATGTGGAAAAAATCTAATGAAACATGTTGGTATTTATTTGGCAGGATTAGATGAAAGTACCAAGGTTAACAATGTTCATAATGTAAGTGTTGAACAAGTGTTTGAAGATTATAAGGAAAATAAGAAGGAAATTCGCATATGTGCAGATTATAAACATTTGAATAAGCAAATACAATGTGATAAATACCCTTTGCCTAAAATTGATGAACTGTTGTGCAGTGTTGGTAAAGGCAAAATTTTTTCTAAGATTGATTTGAAGAATGCATATTTGCAGATACCTGCTGAAGAACAAAGTCAAGAGTTTTTAGTTATTAATACACACAAGGGGATGTATAAATACAAGAGGTTGCCATTTGGCTTGTCCTCTTCTCCTGCGatttttcaaagatttatttcACAGATCTTATGTAATATTGATGGTGTTGCTGCATATATGGACGATATAGTTGTCAGTGGTGAAAATACAGATGAGCATGATGAGAGACTCAAGAGAGTTTTAAAGGTGTTGCAATTGTATAATGTACAGATAAATAAGAGTAAAACAGTTTTAAATATGGAATGTATTGAATATTTAGGTTACTGTATATCAAAAGAAGGAATAAAACCATCCCCAAAGAAG AAAGGGGCCAGGTTTAAATGGACAAAGGTTGAACAGAAGGCATTTAAATGTCTTAGGCAAGATTTTGATGGGTCATATCCCTTGATTGTTGAAGTTGATGCTTCACCCGTTGGAGTAGGATGTGTCTTATTGCAAAAGGTCCATGGAGTAGAAAGACCTATTTATTTTGCCAGCAAGAAATTGAGTAGTGCTGAGATGAAATATTCACAGTTGGATAAAGAGGGACTGTCCTTGATTTTTGCTGTCAAAAGacttagatattttcttttgggTAGAAAATTTATGGCTAGAACGGACCATAAACCATTGATAGGATTGTTTGGTAAAGATAAGCCAATTCCTCAGAATGCTAATTCTAGGATACAAAGATGGGCCTTGTTACTTTCGCAAAATGACTTTGATCTAGTGTAtaaacctggaaaggaaaatgttattGCCGATGCACTTAGCCGTCTTCTAGTAGAAGATGAAATTCAGTCTGAGATTCCGGCCGAGTATGTAAGATTAGTGTAA